A window of Gemmatimonadota bacterium contains these coding sequences:
- a CDS encoding alkaline phosphatase family protein, protein MPRPSLLARLLPTLVLLGACSAGAQSRPTTSPSSGKPSLVVFITVDQLGSDYLERYGANFTGGLARLRDQGATWMRGRHDHAIAETAPGHATTMSGRFPVHTGIASNSQGVNTSASPLIASDDVGASPFRFLGTTLYDWMAAADARTRVLSVSRKDRGAILPIGRAKVDVYWYAMPGLFTTSRYYRDTLPSWVRAFNARRLPRSYAGRAWEPLLPADRYAEPDTNPLEGNGRDYVFPHTVTTDTAAVGGAIRDYPWMDSLTIAFALEGQRALGLGMEAGRTDLLAVSLSTTDAVGHRYGPDSKEIHDQLLRLDRYLGHFLDELEGRVGRGRIVVALTADHGISPFPEWRSAYYANHDAQRVDVRPAWRAAYAAMRAAGVDTAAAHDDDGFRVRDLDAFRRRNVDPDDIAAVWVQALRPLNGVLRADLVRDLAAADTARDDIARRWLHMLPADGPVRAVLTLEPFAYWQTVTYATHGLPHDHDTQVPIIFWGPGVARGIRGTAARVVDMAPTLAALLGVTPLEPLDGRVLPLRP, encoded by the coding sequence ATGCCCCGTCCATCGCTCCTCGCGCGTCTGCTGCCGACGCTGGTCCTCCTCGGGGCGTGCAGCGCCGGCGCCCAGTCGCGACCGACCACGTCCCCGTCGTCCGGGAAGCCGAGCCTCGTGGTCTTCATCACCGTCGACCAGCTCGGGAGCGACTATCTCGAGCGCTACGGTGCCAACTTCACGGGCGGGCTCGCACGATTGCGCGATCAGGGCGCGACCTGGATGCGTGGCCGACACGACCATGCGATCGCCGAGACGGCGCCGGGGCATGCCACCACGATGTCTGGCCGCTTCCCAGTGCACACCGGGATCGCGAGCAACTCGCAGGGCGTGAACACCTCGGCATCGCCGCTCATCGCGAGCGACGACGTGGGCGCGTCACCGTTCCGTTTCCTCGGCACGACTCTCTACGACTGGATGGCGGCGGCGGATGCGCGGACTCGCGTCCTCTCGGTCTCGCGCAAGGATCGCGGGGCGATCCTGCCCATCGGGCGCGCGAAGGTCGACGTCTACTGGTATGCGATGCCGGGGCTGTTCACGACGTCGCGCTACTACCGCGACACGTTGCCGAGCTGGGTGCGCGCCTTCAACGCGCGCCGCCTGCCACGCAGTTACGCGGGACGGGCGTGGGAGCCGCTCCTGCCTGCGGACCGCTATGCTGAGCCGGACACGAATCCGCTTGAGGGCAATGGGCGCGACTACGTCTTCCCGCACACCGTCACGACCGACACGGCCGCCGTGGGCGGCGCCATCCGGGACTATCCGTGGATGGACTCGCTGACCATCGCCTTCGCGCTCGAGGGGCAGCGCGCGCTCGGACTCGGCATGGAGGCTGGGCGGACCGACCTGCTCGCCGTCTCGCTGTCGACGACGGATGCGGTGGGGCACCGGTACGGTCCCGATTCGAAGGAGATCCACGATCAGCTGCTCCGGCTCGACCGCTACCTCGGGCACTTCCTCGACGAGCTCGAGGGTCGCGTCGGGCGCGGGCGCATCGTCGTCGCGCTCACCGCCGACCACGGCATCTCGCCCTTTCCCGAGTGGCGTTCCGCGTACTACGCCAACCATGATGCGCAGCGCGTGGACGTGCGGCCGGCGTGGCGCGCCGCGTATGCGGCGATGCGCGCGGCCGGGGTCGACACGGCGGCCGCGCACGATGACGACGGGTTCCGCGTGCGTGACCTTGACGCCTTCCGGCGCCGCAACGTGGATCCGGACGACATCGCGGCCGTCTGGGTGCAGGCGCTCCGGCCGCTCAACGGTGTGTTGCGCGCTGATCTGGTGCGCGATCTGGCCGCGGCGGACACCGCGCGCGACGACATCGCCCGCCGCTGGCTCCACATGCTCCCCGCGGACGGTCCGGTGCGGGCGGTCCTCACGCTCGAGCCGTTCGCGTACTGGCAAACGGTGACCTATGCGACGCATGGACTGCCGCATGACCATGACACCCAGGTCCCGATCATCTTCTGGGGGCCTGGCGTGGCGCGTGGCATCCGCGGGACCGCGGCGCGCGTGGTGGACATGGCGCCCACGCTGGCCGCGCTGCTCGGCGTGACGCCGCTCGAGCCACTCGATGGGCGCGTCCTGCCCCTCCGTCCCTGA
- a CDS encoding aldo/keto reductase has protein sequence MTPLEHRAFGRGGAVGILGLGTRRLAEAGQQGAIKLVREAIDGGVTLLEIAPEYGDGRTERWIGLALRDGYRERVQLLWQCCAHLRDYKTAMLQFEATLGHLKTDHVEFWSFHEVIYDNDPDWIYDHGGLDAAQEARDQRRVRWIGFHGEKSPHIALKLLARGFAWDVALMPLNPFDATFRSFEKQVLPEIIRRGGTVIGTKPMAGGAIPANKVIKPEDALRYAWSLPVASVLVGCDSSAVLKRTLKSAAGFKAFHAGEMDALRQKARPTAGDGRYERYKTTQEFDGAAGKAAHGFG, from the coding sequence GTGACTCCGCTGGAACATCGTGCGTTCGGCCGCGGCGGCGCCGTCGGCATCCTCGGTCTTGGCACGCGCCGACTCGCCGAGGCGGGGCAGCAGGGGGCGATCAAGCTCGTGCGCGAGGCGATCGACGGTGGCGTGACGCTGCTCGAGATCGCGCCCGAGTACGGCGACGGCCGCACCGAGCGCTGGATCGGACTCGCCCTCCGCGACGGCTATCGCGAGCGCGTGCAGCTGCTGTGGCAGTGTTGTGCCCATCTGCGCGACTACAAGACCGCGATGCTCCAGTTCGAGGCGACGCTCGGGCACCTCAAGACCGACCATGTGGAGTTCTGGTCCTTCCACGAGGTGATCTACGACAACGACCCGGACTGGATCTACGACCACGGCGGGCTCGATGCGGCGCAGGAGGCGCGGGACCAGCGGCGGGTGCGGTGGATCGGGTTCCATGGCGAGAAGTCGCCGCACATCGCGCTCAAGCTGCTCGCGCGCGGGTTCGCGTGGGACGTGGCGCTGATGCCGCTCAATCCGTTCGATGCGACCTTCCGCTCCTTCGAGAAGCAGGTGCTGCCGGAGATCATCAGGCGCGGCGGCACCGTGATCGGCACCAAGCCGATGGCCGGCGGCGCGATCCCGGCGAACAAGGTGATCAAGCCCGAGGACGCGCTCCGCTACGCGTGGTCGCTTCCGGTGGCGTCGGTGCTGGTCGGCTGCGATTCGAGCGCCGTCCTCAAGCGGACGCTCAAGTCCGCCGCGGGGTTCAAGGCGTTCCACGCCGGTGAGATGGATGCCCTGCGGCAGAAGGCGCGCCCCACCGCGGGCGATGGACGCTACGAACGCTACAAGACGACGCAGGAGTTCGACGGCGCCGCCGGGAAGGCGGCGCACGGGTTCGGATGA
- a CDS encoding M20/M25/M40 family metallo-hydrolase, which produces MDLVTRLGTAVLTLAVLAASLELPLSRPLGAQQLTGYTPQRAAAQRTAEQAAIARADSVRIGALARALADRPHIAGTAAQARTRDLVIEALEAAGIATEVREYRVWLPHTVEYGVWRVSPDAKELDLREGRIAEDPTTLAHDEYPTVNGYSGTGDVTGEVVYVNYGLVEDYALLDSLGVSVRGKIAIARYGRSFRGIKAREAEKHGALALLMYSDPADDGYVQGDVYPEGPFRNDRGVQRGSVMNGAGDPSTPGYPSLANAPRIPEAQMPVPRIPVLPLSYGNAVELLKGVRGAPIPRGWQGGLAFRYHVGPGPVRARVKVWSDSATAAYKPIWNTFGVIRGTDFPDEVIIIGGHRDAWSPGAVDNVSGTVSVVEAARAIAEQMKSGWRPRRTLLFATWDAEEWGLVGSTEYVEDDSLRLMRGGVAYLNQDVSASGPSFGGGGSPTLREVLRDIARVVPDPSGAGSVYDVWRTRAGVRAGEEPAMGDPGGGSDFAGFYNHLGIPHSDWGFGGGNGIYHSNYDSYTFMERFGDPGYRYHATAARIGTAMLMRLANADVLPYDHVEFARTMRRYLAPIDGNLKAKGWPGSSASLAAAIDRMERAAQAFATARDAALVAGLPAARQQATNAALLKVERALIRPEGLRSRPWYRNLIYVADVDNGYGTMVFPSVNEAIRFGDAALFERELTDLVQRFDAATAALELARTEVQKR; this is translated from the coding sequence GTGGATCTCGTGACTCGACTCGGCACGGCAGTCCTGACGCTGGCGGTGCTCGCCGCGTCCCTCGAGCTTCCCCTCTCGAGGCCCCTCGGCGCGCAGCAGCTCACCGGGTACACACCGCAGCGCGCGGCGGCCCAGCGCACCGCCGAGCAGGCGGCGATCGCGCGCGCGGACTCGGTACGGATCGGTGCGCTCGCACGCGCACTCGCCGACCGTCCGCACATCGCCGGCACCGCGGCACAGGCCCGGACGCGCGATCTCGTGATCGAGGCACTCGAGGCCGCCGGGATCGCCACCGAGGTGCGCGAGTATCGCGTCTGGTTGCCGCACACGGTGGAGTACGGGGTCTGGCGCGTGAGCCCGGACGCGAAGGAGCTCGACCTGCGCGAGGGGCGCATCGCCGAGGACCCCACGACGCTCGCGCACGACGAGTATCCGACCGTGAACGGCTATAGCGGTACCGGCGACGTGACCGGCGAGGTGGTCTATGTGAACTACGGGCTCGTCGAGGACTATGCACTGCTGGACTCGCTCGGCGTGTCGGTGCGCGGCAAGATCGCGATCGCGCGCTACGGCCGGAGCTTCCGCGGCATCAAGGCGCGCGAAGCCGAGAAGCACGGGGCGCTCGCGCTGCTCATGTACAGCGATCCGGCGGATGACGGGTACGTGCAGGGTGACGTCTATCCCGAGGGCCCCTTCCGCAACGATCGCGGCGTGCAACGCGGCAGCGTGATGAATGGCGCGGGGGACCCGTCGACGCCGGGATACCCGTCGCTCGCGAACGCGCCACGGATCCCCGAGGCGCAGATGCCGGTGCCCCGCATCCCGGTGCTGCCGCTCTCCTACGGCAACGCCGTCGAGCTGCTGAAGGGGGTGCGCGGGGCGCCCATCCCGCGTGGCTGGCAGGGCGGGCTCGCGTTCCGCTACCACGTGGGGCCCGGCCCCGTGCGCGCGCGCGTCAAGGTCTGGAGCGACTCGGCGACCGCGGCGTACAAGCCGATCTGGAACACCTTCGGCGTGATCCGCGGGACCGACTTCCCGGACGAGGTGATCATCATCGGCGGGCATCGTGACGCCTGGAGCCCGGGTGCGGTGGACAACGTCTCGGGCACGGTGAGCGTGGTCGAGGCCGCGCGCGCGATCGCCGAGCAGATGAAGAGCGGATGGCGTCCGCGGCGGACCCTCCTGTTCGCGACGTGGGATGCGGAGGAGTGGGGCCTCGTCGGGTCGACGGAGTACGTCGAGGACGATTCGCTCCGCCTGATGAGGGGCGGCGTCGCGTACCTGAACCAGGACGTGAGCGCGAGCGGTCCGAGCTTCGGCGGCGGCGGCTCTCCCACACTGCGCGAGGTGCTGCGGGACATCGCGCGAGTGGTGCCCGATCCGAGCGGCGCAGGGTCCGTCTATGATGTGTGGCGGACACGCGCCGGCGTGCGCGCGGGTGAGGAGCCGGCGATGGGGGACCCGGGTGGTGGCTCCGACTTCGCCGGGTTCTACAACCATCTCGGCATCCCGCATTCCGACTGGGGCTTCGGCGGTGGGAACGGGATCTATCACTCGAACTACGACTCGTACACGTTCATGGAGCGCTTCGGCGATCCGGGCTATCGCTATCACGCGACCGCCGCGCGCATCGGCACGGCGATGCTCATGCGCCTCGCGAATGCCGACGTGCTCCCGTACGACCACGTGGAGTTCGCCCGCACGATGCGCCGCTACCTCGCGCCGATCGACGGCAACCTCAAGGCGAAGGGGTGGCCCGGCTCGAGCGCATCGCTCGCCGCGGCGATCGACCGCATGGAACGAGCGGCGCAGGCGTTCGCGACGGCGCGCGATGCGGCGCTCGTGGCAGGGCTCCCCGCGGCGCGTCAGCAGGCGACGAACGCCGCGCTGCTCAAGGTCGAGCGCGCACTGATCCGGCCGGAGGGCTTGCGTTCTCGCCCGTGGTATAGGAATCTCATATACGTGGCGGACGTCGATAACGGGTACGGCACCATGGTGTTCCCGTCGGTCAACGAGGCCATCCGGTTCGGCGACGCCGCGCTCTTCGAGCGGGAACTCACCGATCTGGTGCAACGGTTCGATGCCGCCACCGCGGCGCTCGAGCTCGCGCGCACCGAAGTCCAGAAGCGCTAG
- the moeB gene encoding molybdopterin-synthase adenylyltransferase MoeB, with the protein MPLTSDELQRYARHLVLPHVGESGQERLRASSALIIGLGGLGSPAALYLAAAGIGRLGVLDHDTVAVHNLQRQVLHDTAAIGRPKTESARARLEALDPSVRLDTWQTALTRDNARGIIGDYDVILDGTDTFATRYLVNDACMLERKPYVHASVHRFEGQLAVFGAPDGPCYRCVHPEPPPAGSVPSCAEGGVLGVLPGLLGTMQATEALKLLLGIGTPMIGRLLVVDALAMRFHEVGIDRDPACAWCATRSATALLDDYAAFCREGGGATAPLSEDAPSTLTPRDLAMRLARGDRMRVIDVREDWEVRTAALDVAEPIVMSSIPARIADLPRDATFVILCHHGMRSAMVADYLRSAGFPRVMNLEGGIDRWSVEVDPSVPRY; encoded by the coding sequence ATGCCGCTCACGAGCGACGAACTCCAGCGCTACGCGCGCCATCTCGTCCTGCCGCACGTCGGCGAATCCGGCCAGGAGCGGCTCCGCGCTTCGTCGGCGCTGATCATCGGGCTCGGGGGACTCGGCTCTCCTGCCGCGCTCTACCTTGCGGCGGCGGGCATCGGACGGCTCGGCGTGCTCGACCACGACACCGTCGCCGTGCACAATCTCCAGCGCCAAGTGCTGCACGACACCGCCGCGATCGGGCGTCCGAAGACCGAGTCAGCGCGCGCGCGCCTCGAGGCCCTCGATCCCTCGGTGCGGCTCGACACCTGGCAGACGGCGCTCACCCGCGACAACGCCCGCGGGATCATCGGCGACTATGACGTGATCCTCGATGGCACCGACACCTTCGCGACGCGGTATCTCGTGAACGATGCCTGCATGCTCGAGCGGAAGCCGTATGTGCATGCGAGCGTCCATCGGTTCGAGGGGCAGCTCGCGGTCTTCGGCGCGCCGGACGGCCCCTGCTACCGTTGCGTGCACCCCGAGCCACCACCGGCCGGGAGCGTGCCGAGTTGTGCGGAGGGCGGGGTGCTCGGCGTCCTGCCCGGGCTGCTCGGGACGATGCAGGCGACCGAGGCGCTCAAGCTGCTGCTCGGCATAGGCACGCCGATGATCGGGCGCCTGCTCGTCGTCGATGCGCTCGCCATGCGCTTCCACGAGGTGGGGATCGATCGCGATCCCGCGTGCGCGTGGTGCGCCACGCGCTCGGCGACCGCGCTGCTCGATGACTATGCGGCCTTCTGCAGGGAGGGTGGCGGCGCGACCGCCCCCCTGTCGGAGGACGCGCCGAGCACGCTGACGCCGCGCGACCTCGCGATGCGGCTCGCGCGCGGGGACCGCATGCGCGTGATCGACGTGCGCGAGGACTGGGAGGTGCGGACGGCCGCGCTCGACGTGGCCGAGCCGATCGTGATGAGCAGCATCCCGGCTCGGATCGCCGACCTGCCACGCGACGCCACCTTCGTGATCCTGTGCCACCACGGGATGCGGAGCGCGATGGTCGCCGACTATCTGCGGTCCGCCGGTTTCCCGCGCGTGATGAACCTCGAGGGTGGCATCGATCGCTGGAGCGTCGAGGTCGATCCGAGCGTGCCGCGGTACTGA